In the genome of Fusarium poae strain DAOMC 252244 chromosome 1, whole genome shotgun sequence, the window ATTCGGTGCTTAGCTGCTCGTTCAACTGCTCGTAAGCGGCCTTtgccatctccatctccttTTCGGTACGGGGTAACTTGGTGGCGTCCTTGTCGGGCTTCTCGGCAAGCTTTTTCACTTTTGCGCGGAGGGCGTCATAGTCGAGCAGCTTGTGGGCGCGCTTTTTAATCGCCTCGTTGACGTCGGGGAAATAAGCGCAGAATCGTGTGATGGGGTCGAGGACAGTGGTTCGGTATGGGCCGTCCAGGGCTTTGATGGTTTCGGCGTCCAGATCTTCGACTGCCTGTTTGTAACTCCTGCTAACGCCGTCTGTCGCGCCTGAGTCGCCATAGAATGCATCTATCGTTTCGGCGATTCGCATTTGCGAAGCGGTCATGGCTAAATCGGGGATCAGTACAGGGGGTCATATGGTGTTGCGGATGATGAAGGTACCTCGGAGAGAATCAAGATAACCCTTTGATTCCTTTTGTAGACGCAAAGCAGCTGCTTCCATGGTCTTGAATCGTCTGTTTCCGTTAGACGTGGTCATTCGATTGCTTCAGTGTTGCTGACCTTTCTTCGACTTCATAATCACGATCGTTTGTTTTTTCCACATGCCCTACAGCACAATTAGCTTCATCTCTTCATTTCTTACGAGTCGCGTACCCGTCTTCATCATAACCTGCGTCGTCGCGCGGTTGACATTCTTCTTGAACCCTGCCTCATGTTAGACCCCTCTGTTCTGATCCGTTGTGCTCCTGATTGCGGGGTGATGACTCTCGTACCCGCCCACGACATTTTgaagaattatatttataaaatgaGTTGTCTCGTCTCGATTGAGTGGAATTTTTGGTAGTAATTTGTGAATGCGCGCTCGAGGGTATATGGTTGAATTGCTGGTGGTATCACAGGAGGTGGATGGTAATAAACATGGAAGTTGAGTGAAGAGTGACGACAAAACTGGAGCTCAGCCACACTAGGTAGTGCCTAGCAGCCCAATCGAAATGATCGACGTCAGCGATGGAGGCAGTGTTAAGCTCTTTATTCGATGCACGTGATCACGCGTAGATTTGCATATCGAAATGCAATTGGGAAAGAGTTTGACGATCCGTTTCAATATCGAATCGCGTTTCATTCATTATACGGCAAAAGAACAAAAGTAAATTGGTTCGATCTGACTCAGGTTCGACCAATTCCTTGCTTCTTGACCTATTCTTTATGTCCAAAAAATAGGTCACCACTTTTCTTCTGTTCTGGCTTGTCAAAATGTTCAACCCTCGGTTCTTGGTTGTTAGCTTGGGAAATCCTTTGCCGAAATATCAAAGTCTTCATTCAGCTGGTCACTTTGCTCTCAATGGTCTCGCCAACGTTCTACGCAACCCTTCATTTCAAGAAAAGACTTTCGGGGGCCAATCATGCCTAGTATCCCAAGGTCCAAAGTACACTCTGGTTCAGTCGCCTACTCTTATGAACATCTCTGGTCGCTTCGTTGCCCGTGCCTGGAGCGATATGGTCAAGCAACAAGACCCTTCGTCACTCAGTTTGATTATTGTACATGACGAACTTGAGGCGAAAAAGGGTGCTGTTTCTCTCAGAGCCTGGGATCGAAGTCCCAGGGGACACAATGGCATCAAGGACGTCAAAAACAAGCTGTCACAGGATAAGTATCCTACCTCGCCGTTTGTGCGGATAGCCGTTGGAATAGGACGCCCCTCAGATGGAGATAGAGACCGAGGCACTGTCAGTAACTATGTCCTTGACCGGATCTCGAACGAGGAGAGGAGGGTttttgaggaggatgaagtACCGCGCCGGGTTGCGGAGCAGCTCATTCAAGTGGAAAAGGAATGGAAAGCCGAGCTTGAGCGATGATGGTTAATCTCCTAGGTTGATTCCAACCGCAAGCGATACGACGCTGCAACACTACTGCAACATTAGGACAGGTTGTCTCAAATACTTGCAGTAACAGCCATATTTGGACGGCTGTTCATTCCAACGAATAGCTCAACGTCAGTCTTGCTTAATATTGAAGTTCAAGACGTAGACGCGCATGTTCACTTGGAGCTTCAAGCTCAAAGCTGCTCGGTAAACATGGAGACTACTTGAGCAATTGAGAGAATCACAGCCTGAAAGATACCCAAACGAGACCCACAGCCACTACGCATCTTTCCCTGTGACCACACATGCATCTTCAGAGTGTTCAGCAGTCGGCTCAAGTCCGAGTGCGATATTTGAGAATGCACTCTACTCACTGCGGTATCTGCTTGTCCTACCATGTGGTATGCACATTTCCTTATCTCCCGCACACGCTAAGCACGCCACGGATGAACTAGGTCACAACCAAGACTCCCTCTTTCGCTTCCTTATCTATGCCAAGTTAGAAACAATTTGGCATAATCTCTTCAGTCCAATGGACTCTGTTCATGTCATGGAGGTTCAATTATCCCACTCGTGATGTAGTTTGGGTATGACAGCCTGGGGCTGAGCTGAAATATTGATCAAGAGCTAGTACAGTCGGCGCCTTGGTATCCGATAAGGCATGTGGAGGTGTCGAAACAACAAGTGATCAAGTGCCAGCGTGCTCTTGGTATTTCTCGCATCGATCCGGTAATCGTGTGTTGGTTTGGGAGGGCTGTCGTCAAAGCGGCCGGTCAAGCTATCGTATAATTGCGATTGACAAGCGAAACGAAACGAGGGTCGATCCTTGAGGACAGTGAAGAAAGTCGGAGATTCTTCGACATTGGAATAAGCTCAAACTTTGAGAATTTTTGGGCATGCTACGAGACGCAGGTCAACCTTATATACATGAACTTCTGGCGTTCCAAAGAGCGGGTAGTCCGCATGCTGACGCGCGCAACAAAGGTTTTGTCAAGGGCGTTGCGGGCGCAAAAACATAGTAAACATCTGTAAATCCGGGGTAAAGATGTCAATCATGTCAAATCTTCAAGGCGTTTCGACAAATGCTGCCCCATGCGATCATCCTCTGCATCTCTACATACTATCAGACACTCGGGAACTGACATCATCAAGTACCACCACACAATGCGAGGTCTTGATTCCCTGAGCCCGACACAACACAGTCAGGTATTTGAGAAAGCTTGGTGTTTTTCAATAAACACTATGAGAACTCTAGACTAAACACGACAACAATTTACACAAGTCTACTTGCACATGAAGATGTCTCGCTACCTGTATCAAGTATCGGCCGAGCGACACGACatacaaggacaaggatcaTGTTCCTCGAGCTCAGGGTCTCTACGCTAAACGCTCCACCAAACCTGCCAAGAGATAAGAACTATCCAATCATTTACCTTCTATTCAATCCCAATCAACGTCTCCTACTAGAATTGGACAACCCTCAGGTCAAGTCAGATAAGAAGTATAAACGACACAGGCATGCGTCGGATATGCACTCCGTCAGGTCTGGGGAAGCTCAAAGCTCAGTCCATGTCTCAGAAGAGGGTGTTCGGACATGAGTGCCTCTTCGGAGCTTTTTCGTCATCTAAATTTGGTCTCACAACTGATCCAGGCAGTCCATGTCAGAATCGAAGCCTCTCTGGAGGATTACCAGCCTAAAATATACTGAACAACAGCGAATCAGAATGTCAAGTTCAATGTCATAACAATATCTGCGGCCGCATATTCCTAGGTTCGATTTCTCCCAGTCAGAGAGGGGTACAACAAATCGGAAGCATGCCTAGTCTCAGTCCACGCttcctctcttttcttctgaATACAATGCATACATACCGACTCATCCAACGTTCGAATGCCTGCACCacccaaggccaagaaagGATATTCATCGCGGACCAACTGCCAAGTGAAGACTACTGCCAGGCGCGCCCTATAAGCATATCTGAGCTTATCAGTGCCGCCTATTTGAACCTGGGCGTGGCGTCCATCCTAATACAACCGAATCGGAATGCTGGCGTGATAAGCAGCAACATGTGTGTGCCAGACTCAGGAACATACTAACAGGGGGGCTATTAACACGACCAAGGCCTCATCTCTGTGACACAGTGAGCTTGTCAACTCAATTTCAACGCTTTGTCACAACTAGTTTCGTATTCAAGCTTATCATGGCACGAATTCAGGGCTGTGGAGGATCACCAACCAGCTCTTCTTGGCACCTGACTCTTTGAACCTGATGGCATCGCCTTGTTCCATATATGGATACACCTAAGATCCCATCAACCCGAGCATGTGGCTCTTTCGGCTCAATTCGACGGAGTGGCCTTCCCCTTGTTGCTTAACTTGCGGGCGTCTTATCAAGCATCCCCCACACTATATGCCATACCCTCCCCTGGTCGCCATAGACACTCTGTCTTGGCTCCTCGCGAGCTGCGTCAGGTCTTTTTGCTTTAAATAAGTATCAAGCCTTCCTGACCCGAGTCCCTGGCCCTCCATCATCCCACTCTTTCCAGCTGTCAAAGTTGAGCTGGACTTGCATCAGATTTGGATCAAGAGCTTACGTCTCATAAGCGCCTAGTGGTCACAATGGCGACTCCTTACAATGGTACCGATGACTCTGCCGACGATGGTTACTCGACTGGCGTTTCTGACCTCAATATCTTCTATGAGGTATGTGCTGCTAGAGTCTCTGCATGTCCCTGactaatagtgaatagacgGGCCACTTGGTCTTCCTGGTCACCTGCGCTGTGCTCGTTCTTCTCATGATTCCCGGCGTGGGTTTCTTCTACAGCGGTCTCGCTCGTCGCAAGTCGGCCCTGACTTTGATCCTATTGTCCATGATCTCGGTTGCTGTCATCAGCTTCCAATGGTTCTTCTGGGGTTATTCCTTGACCTTTTCACGAACTGGAAATGCCTTCTTGGGCGATCTCACCCAGTTCGGTCTCATGGAGACACTCGCCCAGCCCAATGGCTCTAGTGCTCTCCCTGATATTCTCTTTTGTCTTTACCAGGGCATGTTTGCTGCTATTACGTGAGTTTCTCGCTGATCACCTCCAATCACCATACTAACATTGATAGACCTGCCCTTGCCATTGGTGCTGTAGCAGACAGAGGTCGTATCCTCCCGGCTATCGTCTTCATGTTCCTCTGGTCCACTATCGTCTACGACCCCATCGCATACTGGACCTGGAACGCCAACGGCTGGCTCTTCAACCTTCCCAGCTATGACTTTGCTGGTGGCGGTCCCGTTCACGTCGCCTCAGGAACATGCGCCCTTGCGTACTCCCTCATGCTCGGTAAGCGCACCGGGTACTCTCGCAACAATGGTCTTCCCTACCGCCCTCACAACGTCACTCATGTTGTTCTCGGAACGGTCTTCCTCTGGATTGGTTGGTTTGGCTTCAATGGTGGTTCAGCTCTTGCTATGAACATACGCGCTATCATGGCATGCTATGTGACCAACCTGGCTGCCTCATGCGGTGCCATTGCGTGGATCCTACTCGATTATCGTCTTGAGAAGAAGTGGAGCACCATCGGTTTCTGCTCCGGTGCCATCTCTGGTCTTGTCGCCATTACTCCCGCTGCTGGCTTCGTCAAGCCCTGGGGTGCAGTCATTATCGGAGTTTGTGGTGGTGTCCTGTGCAACTTTGCCACCAAGCTCAAGttcctcatcaacattgaCGACAGTCTTGATATCTTTGCTATCCACGGAGTTGGTGGTATGGTTGGTAACATCCTCACCGGTATCTTTGGAACGTATGTTTCCCCATTTCCTCGTCTTGTGTGCAACACGGCTAACTCGCTATAGTAAATCCATCGCCTCTCTTGACGGTGCAGAGTACGACCCCATCGGCTGGGTTGACAGCAACTGGGTCCAGTTGGGCTACCAGATTGCTGGCACTCTGGCCTGCTTCGCCTGGTCCTTTGTACTTACCTGCCTTCTGCTTTTCATTCTCAACCTCATCCCCGGTCTGTCTCTGCGTGTCTCTcccgaggaggaagagcttGGCACGGATGATGGACAGTTGGGCGAGTTTGCATATGACTATGTCGAGATGACTCGCCACATGGCTGACAGCACACATCCCAACTCTGATGCGAGTGCGCGAACAAGTCACGAGAAGGTCTAGCAAGCTTCTCAAGACAGCGAGATGCAGTAGCGTTCAAATTATAAGAGTCGAGTCGAGGTTAGAATGGCTCATCAGAGCTTCATTCATTTCTTAacattaaaattaatataccCTTTGTAATATAAACACACAAGCCAAACAATGGCAAATGCATACACACTTGATGTCAGGAGACTGAGATGGCCAGGCACTGATTTGAAAATCTGTGGAAGCAGGGGCGGGCTTATTATCTCCGAAAGGATCTTACAATTTGAGGCATAATTATATCCTCCATTCTAGTGGTTCAGgcaagtctccgacgcgtgTCAGCGTTGCTGGCTCCTATGACCGAATAGCCTCATAACTAAGCACAATAAATTGCGACCGCTGTGGGTGCTTCAACTCCTATCAAAGGTTGTACATAAAACCAAAGCTCATGAATGTTAATGTGAGTAATCAATTGCCGCAGCCTCCCGGTCCTATCTGTGTCCTCTGTGGTATAGGTATACTTGGTTCTTGCCGTTAATATCATTGCCGCAAACAGCGGCTCGTAGGAtaatgcaaacaaaaaaCTCCTTGATACGCTCTGTCCCGTCTAGCCATACCGTCCGTGTGCAAGCACGCATAATCTAATTCTATAAACCATTAGCGACGTTCATTCACAAGGATGAGGCGATTCACATACCATGAAGAGGGGAAAGAAACACAAAACAAATCTGGTGCGTTGTCTAAGTGAGCGAAAGCAAAGTTCTGGTTGTTCAGTTCATCGAGTCAGATTGATCTCCGTTCTCCTGCGGCCGGTGAATCGTCGCCGTGCTTGCACCACTGGGGGACTCTCTATTTGCTGGGGCTCCATGGCCGAGGGGTGCTGCGCTCGCTTGGCTGGTCGTAGGTTGTGGCACTCCGCCTTCTGTCATGTTGTTAATGCTGGTCTGATAAAACATTGGCCTGAGCAGTCTTGGGTCTTGTCGCAAAAATGACGACGAAGACAAGAACCGGATATACGGCGGGAAGAATACAGGGTGCTGACCTATTGGAAAACCAGGAAGTGGAGGAGGTATAGGGATGGCTTGTTGTAATGCGTTGTTCGTCAGTCCATTGGGGTTCACGGTTCCGTTGCCGTTGCCGTTGACAGGATTCTGTGCTTGGGCATCCACAACCATCTCGCTACCGTCCAATCCCTCAAAGtcgttctcatcatcaaccatTTCGTCGTCAGCTCCCTCTCCAGAAGGTGccgctggctggctggctgcaACAGGGCGTCTTGAACCGAAGACTGCTGGTCGATTCCAGCCATTGTCCCACATATCCTCAAACTGCGGCGAAGTGTTGAGAAAGTCGCGGAACTTGGACACCATGGTACCAGAGAAGACGCAGAAGACATCTCTTTGGTGTTGGGTAAATTCTGCAATACCGTTAGCAGTAGTATAAACCAGTCTCGAGATACATACCAGGAGGCGCTTGTCGGCAGTATGGCTGGAAGTCGTCACGTTGGAAGGCGGCGACTCCAGTCAAACTCAGATGGGTCAGTCGTGGACAGGAGTTGAGTAGCTTCATGA includes:
- the HOB3 gene encoding BAR adaptor protein Hob3 (BUSCO:42465at5125): MSWAGFKKNVNRATTQVMMKTGHVEKTNDRDYEVEERRFKTMEAAALRLQKESKGYLDSLRAMTASQMRIAETIDAFYGDSGATDGVSRSYKQAVEDLDAETIKALDGPYRTTVLDPITRFCAYFPDVNEAIKKRAHKLLDYDALRAKVKKLAEKPDKDATKLPRTEKEMEMAKAAYEQLNEQLSTELPQLIELRVPYLDPTFEALVKIQLRFCAEAYSRMAQVQQYLDADTRDQYAEGQLDARVEQVLQEIRELSISGTV
- a CDS encoding hypothetical protein (BUSCO:48005at5125); this encodes MFNPRFLVVSLGNPLPKYQSLHSAGHFALNGLANVLRNPSFQEKTFGGQSCLVSQGPKYTLVQSPTLMNISGRFVARAWSDMVKQQDPSSLSLIIVHDELEAKKGAVSLRAWDRSPRGHNGIKDVKNKLSQDKYPTSPFVRIAVGIGRPSDGDRDRGTVSNYVLDRISNEERRVFEEDEVPRRVAEQLIQVEKEWKAELER
- a CDS encoding hypothetical protein (TransMembrane:11 (o32-53i65-83o117-139i151-171o183-204i225-242o254-274i286-303o309-326i338-364o384-409i)~BUSCO:19128at5125), translated to MATPYNGTDDSADDGYSTGVSDLNIFYETGHLVFLVTCAVLVLLMIPGVGFFYSGLARRKSALTLILLSMISVAVISFQWFFWGYSLTFSRTGNAFLGDLTQFGLMETLAQPNGSSALPDILFCLYQGMFAAITPALAIGAVADRGRILPAIVFMFLWSTIVYDPIAYWTWNANGWLFNLPSYDFAGGGPVHVASGTCALAYSLMLGKRTGYSRNNGLPYRPHNVTHVVLGTVFLWIGWFGFNGGSALAMNIRAIMACYVTNLAASCGAIAWILLDYRLEKKWSTIGFCSGAISGLVAITPAAGFVKPWGAVIIGVCGGVLCNFATKLKFLINIDDSLDIFAIHGVGGMVGNILTGIFGTKSIASLDGAEYDPIGWVDSNWVQLGYQIAGTLACFAWSFVLTCLLLFILNLIPGLSLRVSPEEEELGTDDGQLGEFAYDYVEMTRHMADSTHPNSDASARTSHEKV